In Streptomyces sp. NBC_00390, the following are encoded in one genomic region:
- a CDS encoding Tn3 family transposase, with protein MGTAEAEQVLHGFTRGAPKHPTYRAIEELSRTVRTLFVCDYPADVEMRRVIHEGLQVVENWNSANKDLFYGKDDDLAGADKESQEVSMLALPPAPVRSDARARCSRWGPYRGEPTGPARL; from the coding sequence CTGGGCACCGCCGAGGCCGAGCAGGTCCTGCACGGGTTTACCCGGGGAGCGCCGAAGCACCCGACATACCGGGCGATCGAGGAACTGAGCCGGACGGTGCGGACATTGTTCGTCTGCGACTACCCCGCCGACGTCGAGATGCGCCGGGTGATCCACGAGGGGTTGCAGGTGGTGGAGAACTGGAACTCCGCGAACAAGGACCTCTTCTATGGCAAGGACGACGACCTGGCCGGTGCGGACAAGGAGTCCCAGGAGGTCAGCATGCTCGCGCTGCCACCTGCTCCAGTCCGCTCTGATGCACGCGCTCGTTGTTCACGGTGGGGACCGTACCGCGGTGAGCCAACCGGCCCAGCCAGATTGTGA
- a CDS encoding YozE family protein has product MRFVDDQDPIGDLARDVRDDAEWPEFDEGVESLRLYNEYLEDCGAVDGALEALDDAWHLYQNRWAWQQRQRQLRELKDIRAYCDLEDLGVRLYLDDRVRYRGREGTIADTAGRYLLVLLDGEQRPTRCHPTANMEYETNAGWVKPPPRPPFAAAPGRGQ; this is encoded by the coding sequence ATGCGCTTCGTCGACGACCAGGACCCCATCGGCGACCTCGCCCGCGACGTGCGGGACGACGCCGAATGGCCGGAGTTCGACGAAGGAGTTGAGTCCCTGCGGCTCTACAACGAGTACCTCGAGGACTGCGGCGCCGTCGACGGCGCGCTGGAAGCCCTGGACGACGCCTGGCACCTCTACCAAAACCGGTGGGCCTGGCAGCAGCGGCAGCGGCAACTCCGGGAACTCAAGGACATCCGGGCCTACTGCGACCTGGAAGACCTCGGTGTCCGGCTGTACCTCGATGACCGCGTCCGGTACCGCGGCCGAGAGGGAACCATCGCCGACACCGCCGGCCGGTACCTTCTCGTCCTCCTCGACGGCGAGCAGAGGCCGACCCGCTGTCACCCGACCGCGAACATGGAGTACGAGACGAACGCCGGCTGGGTGAAGCCGCCCCCGAGGCCCCCGTTCGCGGCCGCGCCCGGGAGAGGCCAGTGA